From the genome of Mugil cephalus isolate CIBA_MC_2020 chromosome 2, CIBA_Mcephalus_1.1, whole genome shotgun sequence, one region includes:
- the gcgrb gene encoding glucagon receptor yields the protein MSQVCLLLALLMLCSCTKVSSANSLEFVKEQWSSYRDECLDKLNATPPATGLVCNRTFDLYACWPDGLPGTTVNVSCPWFLPWYQKVQQGLVYRVCSDDGQWAKKNTSECEDDPGEQQYGRILSQLRIMYTVGYSLSLGALLLALGILIAFRKLHCMRNNIHMNLFASFILRAMSILAKDALLTLTLDPRSSSEARTQAWVNIPAVMWCRGAMVMMQYSIMANNYWLLVEGIYLHSLLVITVFSEKKYFYIYLAIGWGAPLIFVLTWITVKYLYENVECWERNINMGYWWIIRSPIVFAYVINFFIFIRIIKILMSKLRAHQMRYTDYKFRLAKSTLTLIPLLGIHAILFTFVIDESVPKGSMLRLIRLFCDLLFNSFQGLLVAILYCFVNKEVQSEMLKKWKRWKLGKDIDEEYRHSHTPHAKSGSIANLPEVHDNNTCDVPPLNEANKGPSEENRRLVVSYSNGTGKGRPTKCRHTLQFSFQTHTGTTATHDSSMSEDLCLEERVRYRSYPLEGEETNV from the exons ATGTCCCAGGTGTGTCTCCTCTTGGCCTTGCTCATGCTCTGCAGCTGCACAAAG GTCTCCTCTGCTAACTCTCTGGAGTTTGTGAAGGAGCAGTGGAGCAGCTACAGGGACGAGTGTCTGGACAAACTCAACGCCACGCCCCCTGCGACTG GGTTGGTGTGTAACAGGACCTTTGATTTGTATGCTTGCTGGCCTGATGGGCTCCCAGGAACCACTGTCAATGTCTCCTGCCCATGGTTTCTTCCATGGTACCAAAAAg ttCAACAGGGTCTGGTCTACAGAGTCTGCAGTGACGATGGTCAGTGGGCGAAAAAGAATACCAGCGAATGTGAGGACGACCCTGGTGag cagcagtatGGTCGCATCCTCAGTCAGTTACGGATCATGTATACAGTGGGATACTCCCTCTCACTGGGAGCTCTGCTGCTGGCTCTGGGAATACTCATCGCCTTCAG GAAACTCCACTGTATGAGgaacaacatccacatgaacctGTTTGCCTCCTTCATCCTGAGAGCCATGTCCATTCTGGCTAAAGACGCCCTGCTCACCCTCACGCTGGACCCGAGGAGCAGCAGCGAGGCCCGGACACAAGCCTGGGTCAACATACCG GCTGTGATGTGGTGTCGTGGTGCCATGGTGATGATGCAGTACAGCATAATGGCCAACAACTACTGGCTCCTGGTGGAGGGCATCTACCTGCACAGCCTCCTAGTCATCACCGTGTTCAGCGAGAAGAAATACTTCTACATTTACTTGGCCATCGGCTGGG GTGCACCCCtcatatttgtgttgacatggaTCACCGTGAAATATCTTTATGAGAATGTAGA gtgctGGGAGAGGAACATTAATATGGGATACTGGTGGATCATCCGTTCTCCTATAGTGTTTGCTTATGTG ATCAACTTCTTTATTTTCATCCGAATCATCAAAATCCTGATGTCTAAACTTCGAGCTCACCAGATGAGATACACTGACTACAAGTTCAG ACTGGCAAAGTCCACTTTGACTCTCATCCCCCTGCTTGGGATTCATGCCATCCTCTTCACCTTTGTCATTGACGAGTCCGTCCCTAAAGGTTCCATGCTGCGCCTCATTCGCCTCTTCTGTGACCTCCTGTTCAACTCCTTCCAG GGCCTGCTGGTTGCCATCCTGTACTGCTTTGTCAATAAGGAG GTGCAGTCGGAGATGCTGAAAAAGTGGAAGAGGTGGAAACTGGGTAAGGACATTGACGAGGAGTACCGCCATAGCCACACGCCGCACGCCAAGAGCGGCAGCATCGCCAATCTGCCAGAGGTCCACGACAACAACACCTGTGACGTGCCTCCTCTCAACGAAGCTAACAAAGGCCCATCGGAGGAGAACCGCAGACTGGTTGTCTCCTACAGCAACGGGACGGGGAAAGGCAGACCGACCAAGTGCAGACACACCCTGCAGTTCTCTTTTCAGACACATACCGGCACCACCGCCACCCATGACAGCAGTATGTCAGAGGATTTGTGTCTAGAAGAACGGGTGCGGTACCGCTCTTATCCTCTGGAAGGAGAGGAAACTAATGTCTAA